The Dethiosulfovibrio peptidovorans genome includes a region encoding these proteins:
- a CDS encoding ribonuclease J has translation MWRSCLIVINQIKDPSNKNERNRSRKKTSRGSRAKDESLRFIPLGGVGEIGKNMYILEFGDDMIVIDCGLMFPEEEMLGIDVVIPDTSYLEVNKDRIRAIFLTHGHEDHVGALPFVLPALDVPVYGTKLTLGMANNRLSEARPEYKPKFVEIKAGDTVSLGCFSVSFISVCHSIPDGVALAIDTPLGTVVHTGDFKLDPTPVDSRITDYSAFAELGKKGVLLMMSDSTNVEKEGFTQSESVISGTLERLFREQRNRRVLISSFSSNLHRIQQILDVAVRFNRRVCFAGRSMINNVDLARRLGYLQVAGEVLVPLQEIDKVPHNRLVIVTTGSQGEPFSGLVLMSKGKHHRVKLGPKDVVAVFAAPIPGNEKMVSNTINQLFRCRCEVIYEKSWGTHVSGHASREELKMMLSIVRPTYFVPVHGEYRMLVRHAQLGKQVGIPARNTFIMDIGDVLSITEKGAQIKPAVQAGAVLVDGLVFGELESSVMRERKELAEDGVFVVSLTLDAQFRLLTDPSFESCGFMHLHDAERLHREFTEAIRQTVNKAGKQRDVSREFLENKVRGRCRELFRKYAGSSPRVISMITVMD, from the coding sequence ATATGGAGGTCGTGCCTCATCGTGATAAACCAAATCAAGGATCCAAGTAATAAAAACGAGAGGAATCGAAGTCGGAAAAAAACGAGCCGAGGATCGAGGGCAAAGGACGAGAGCCTGCGCTTTATTCCTCTTGGTGGTGTTGGAGAGATCGGGAAGAATATGTATATACTGGAGTTCGGTGACGATATGATCGTCATCGATTGTGGTCTGATGTTTCCAGAGGAGGAGATGTTGGGCATTGATGTGGTGATTCCAGACACGTCGTACCTTGAAGTTAACAAAGACCGAATCCGTGCGATTTTTCTGACTCACGGTCATGAGGATCACGTAGGGGCACTTCCCTTCGTATTGCCTGCTCTGGACGTCCCGGTTTATGGGACAAAACTTACTTTGGGTATGGCTAACAATAGGTTGAGCGAAGCAAGACCGGAATATAAACCTAAGTTTGTCGAGATCAAGGCAGGCGATACGGTATCCCTCGGATGTTTCTCAGTGTCCTTTATCTCGGTATGCCACTCCATTCCCGATGGTGTGGCTTTGGCTATTGATACCCCCTTGGGGACCGTTGTCCATACGGGAGATTTTAAATTGGATCCCACCCCGGTGGATAGCAGGATCACCGATTACAGTGCTTTTGCTGAGCTTGGGAAAAAAGGGGTCCTCCTCATGATGTCCGATTCCACCAACGTAGAGAAAGAGGGCTTTACGCAGTCGGAGAGCGTTATATCGGGCACATTAGAGCGTCTTTTTCGGGAACAGCGAAATCGTAGGGTGCTCATTTCCTCCTTTTCCAGTAACCTCCATCGTATCCAGCAGATCTTAGATGTCGCTGTTCGCTTCAACCGCAGGGTGTGTTTTGCTGGTCGGAGCATGATCAACAACGTTGATTTGGCGCGGCGGCTGGGGTATCTTCAGGTGGCTGGCGAGGTGTTGGTCCCTCTCCAAGAGATCGATAAGGTCCCCCACAATCGCTTGGTTATCGTGACCACTGGAAGTCAGGGCGAACCTTTTTCTGGCTTGGTTCTTATGAGCAAAGGGAAACATCATCGGGTTAAACTGGGGCCGAAAGATGTGGTGGCCGTATTCGCTGCGCCTATTCCAGGGAACGAGAAAATGGTGAGCAACACGATCAACCAGCTCTTTCGGTGTCGTTGCGAAGTCATCTACGAGAAAAGCTGGGGGACTCACGTCTCGGGACATGCCTCTCGTGAGGAGCTGAAGATGATGCTCAGTATCGTTCGACCAACCTACTTCGTTCCGGTTCACGGAGAGTACCGAATGTTGGTTCGTCACGCCCAGTTAGGTAAGCAGGTGGGGATCCCCGCTAGAAACACCTTCATCATGGATATTGGAGATGTTTTATCCATCACTGAAAAAGGAGCTCAGATCAAACCGGCAGTTCAGGCCGGGGCTGTCTTGGTGGACGGATTGGTTTTTGGAGAACTGGAGAGTAGCGTTATGAGGGAGAGAAAGGAACTGGCCGAGGACGGAGTTTTCGTGGTCTCTCTCACCCTGGATGCTCAATTCCGCCTCTTGACGGATCCGTCTTTTGAAAGTTGCGGTTTTATGCACCTCCACGATGCTGAACGGCTTCATCGTGAATTCACCGAGGCTATTCGGCAGACGGTCAATAAGGCGGGCAAGCAGCGAGATGTCTCCCGGGAGTTCTTGGAAAATAAGGTCCGAGGGCGGTGCAGAGAGCTTTTCAGAAAATATGCTGGCTCGAGTCCCAGGGTGATCTCCATGATCACCGTGATGGATTGA
- a CDS encoding transcription elongation factor GreA → MTQEGYDQLYKELKHLRSEERYALAQRIEEARSFGDLSENAEYTAAKDDQAKLESRIQRLEHQLSKAKIIDVSTLDGSHVALGTTVTIEDSSLSKQFSYSIVGSEEANPKQNKISSISPVGQALMGKRLGDEINVKVPNGMRKIRITDIKVVR, encoded by the coding sequence ATGACCCAAGAGGGGTACGACCAACTTTACAAAGAATTGAAGCATTTACGGAGCGAGGAACGATATGCGCTGGCTCAGAGAATTGAGGAAGCCCGCTCTTTCGGAGATTTGAGCGAAAACGCCGAGTACACCGCCGCCAAGGATGATCAGGCAAAACTGGAAAGCCGGATCCAGAGACTTGAACACCAACTCAGCAAGGCAAAGATCATCGACGTCTCCACACTGGATGGCAGTCATGTAGCCTTAGGAACCACAGTAACTATCGAGGATTCCAGCCTGAGCAAACAGTTCAGCTACTCCATAGTCGGCTCCGAAGAAGCCAACCCCAAGCAAAACAAGATATCGTCAATAAGCCCAGTGGGACAAGCTCTGATGGGGAAACGCCTCGGAGATGAAATTAACGTTAAAGTCCCTAACGGGATGAGAAAAATTCGAATCACAGATATCAAGGTCGTCCGTTAA
- a CDS encoding peptidase M23 yields MWFNVSKDPSRSSWHIGFLAVLGVTVFGASFLTLAAGHRSGEGWGCASAVCPVFKEQVPCRFVVVDMSSSFAALTDLPEVYDDSGGIGPIPVEPVYQEGNLVLDQVIPEEDLYPLSGQDMDKGRSEKTLGLDRFNPNPSSSFMHKDIVQGPGKADVMQGITLDEVVVEWVERSVRAGDTLYNLAQSAGLRQEDIVKANALQNPDRLSLGQILLIPRSPADVSATLKEVRRRQAKIKARKERMVPLLVKKYTVKKGDSLWGIANKFNVTIDTLFGANNLKDPDSLKPGITLKVPNQDGLFYTVKKGDTLGKISAAYSVGIEKVMEINKLNKKKRVSVGQVLFLPGASQAANNYRSSGSVGSKKAVSRRSRSFRWPVRGRINSPFGWRRHPLTRRRSFHTGIDIKASRHTKIRAAGSGVVVYSGWMGGYGRVVVIRHDSTHSTLYAHCQRLYVRKGKRVSTGTVVASVGTSGRSTGPHLHFEVRIHNKPRNPLKYLR; encoded by the coding sequence GTGTGGTTCAATGTGAGCAAAGATCCTTCGAGGTCTTCATGGCATATAGGGTTTCTCGCTGTTCTTGGCGTAACTGTTTTCGGTGCATCGTTTTTGACTCTGGCCGCTGGGCATCGTTCAGGAGAGGGCTGGGGGTGTGCCTCGGCAGTTTGCCCTGTCTTTAAAGAGCAGGTGCCTTGTCGGTTTGTAGTTGTAGACATGTCCAGTTCTTTTGCAGCCTTGACAGATCTCCCTGAGGTGTATGATGACTCCGGGGGCATTGGTCCAATTCCTGTGGAACCCGTGTATCAGGAAGGAAACCTGGTTTTGGATCAGGTAATTCCTGAGGAGGATTTGTACCCCTTGTCTGGTCAGGACATGGACAAAGGGAGATCAGAAAAAACCTTGGGCCTGGATCGCTTTAATCCCAATCCCTCGTCCTCTTTTATGCATAAGGACATCGTTCAGGGGCCTGGTAAGGCAGATGTCATGCAAGGAATAACCTTGGATGAGGTGGTCGTTGAATGGGTTGAGCGGTCCGTTCGTGCCGGAGACACTCTCTATAACTTGGCCCAGAGTGCTGGCCTCCGCCAAGAAGATATCGTAAAAGCCAATGCTTTACAAAACCCTGATCGTCTCTCTTTAGGGCAGATTTTGCTTATTCCCCGATCTCCAGCGGACGTGTCTGCGACGTTGAAAGAGGTCCGTCGGCGTCAAGCCAAGATCAAGGCACGTAAGGAGAGGATGGTTCCCCTCCTCGTTAAAAAGTATACGGTGAAAAAAGGTGACAGCCTTTGGGGCATTGCCAATAAGTTCAATGTAACTATCGATACCCTTTTTGGTGCCAACAATCTCAAAGATCCTGATTCCCTGAAGCCTGGAATTACCTTGAAGGTCCCTAATCAGGATGGCCTCTTCTACACGGTGAAAAAGGGAGATACTCTGGGCAAGATCTCCGCCGCATACTCGGTAGGTATCGAAAAGGTTATGGAGATCAATAAGCTCAATAAGAAAAAACGCGTGTCGGTCGGCCAGGTATTGTTTCTTCCAGGTGCGAGTCAGGCGGCCAATAACTACCGTTCTTCCGGTTCCGTCGGTTCGAAGAAGGCGGTCTCGCGACGAAGCCGTTCGTTCAGGTGGCCAGTTAGGGGGCGTATTAACAGCCCCTTTGGATGGCGTCGTCATCCTCTGACACGAAGGCGATCCTTCCATACGGGAATTGATATTAAGGCGTCAAGACATACTAAAATCAGAGCAGCTGGGTCGGGCGTCGTCGTCTATTCTGGATGGATGGGCGGGTATGGTCGAGTGGTAGTTATCCGTCATGATAGTACGCATAGCACCTTATATGCTCACTGTCAAAGGTTGTACGTTCGTAAAGGGAAAAGAGTCTCTACCGGCACTGTCGTAGCATCAGTTGGAACCAGTGGGCGTTCCACCGGTCCTCATCTCCACTTTGAGGTTCGAATTCACAATAAACCCAGAAACCCTCTTAAATATCTTCGATGA
- a CDS encoding transcription termination factor Rho, with protein sequence MTPEEKSVAQTIPAVLDSSRIETERIPRKSPPNPRFSYGKLAALTIPELRQIAKEDDLSGISTLRKDDLILAILEGQAKRMKTRFGGGTLEILSDGYGFLRPKGLLPSDHDIYVSASQIRRFGLRNADVIWGMVRKPREQEHYEALLRVEVVNFTDPEAAKHRPHFAQLTPIFPNEKLVLETESKRLSSRIIDLFSPIGKGQRSLVVSPPKAGKTTILKDLANSITVNHPDSILMMLLIDERPEEVTDISRSVDGEIIASTFDRPAEEHMRVANLALEKAKRLVEAGKDVVLLLDSISRLARASNLTIPPSGRTLSGGMDPAALYFPKRFFGAARNIEEGGSLTIIGTALVETGSRMDDVIYEEFKGTGNMEIHLSRKLAEQRTFPAVDIVRSGTRREDLLLPEEDLQRLWALRRKLSGVDEAGVLNLILGRLKKTETNRDFLQGIKMS encoded by the coding sequence ATGACCCCAGAAGAAAAAAGCGTGGCCCAGACCATCCCTGCAGTCCTTGATTCGTCCAGGATAGAAACAGAGCGAATTCCTCGGAAATCTCCTCCCAACCCTAGGTTTTCTTACGGAAAATTAGCGGCTCTGACAATTCCCGAGCTTCGACAGATTGCTAAAGAGGACGATCTGTCTGGGATCTCTACCCTTCGCAAGGATGATCTGATCTTGGCTATCCTTGAAGGACAAGCCAAGCGTATGAAGACTCGTTTCGGTGGCGGAACTCTCGAGATTCTCAGCGATGGGTACGGTTTTCTCCGTCCTAAGGGGCTTCTTCCCAGTGATCACGATATCTACGTATCCGCATCGCAAATACGCCGTTTTGGCCTCAGAAATGCCGACGTAATCTGGGGAATGGTTCGAAAACCTCGGGAACAGGAGCACTACGAAGCACTGCTACGAGTTGAGGTCGTCAATTTTACCGATCCCGAAGCAGCAAAACATCGCCCCCATTTTGCTCAACTCACTCCAATCTTTCCCAATGAAAAACTCGTCCTTGAGACTGAGAGCAAGAGACTTTCGAGCCGAATCATCGACCTTTTCTCTCCCATAGGGAAGGGGCAGCGTTCCTTAGTGGTGTCGCCTCCTAAGGCGGGAAAGACGACCATTCTGAAGGATCTGGCCAATTCAATAACGGTAAACCATCCCGACAGTATCCTTATGATGCTTCTCATCGATGAACGTCCTGAAGAGGTTACAGATATATCTCGATCGGTGGACGGAGAGATTATCGCCTCGACCTTTGATCGTCCGGCCGAGGAACATATGCGTGTGGCTAATCTGGCTTTGGAAAAGGCCAAGCGCTTGGTGGAGGCCGGCAAGGATGTGGTTCTCCTTCTCGATTCCATCTCCCGACTCGCCCGGGCCTCCAATCTGACGATTCCTCCTTCGGGACGTACTCTCTCTGGTGGGATGGATCCAGCAGCTCTCTACTTCCCAAAGCGTTTTTTCGGAGCTGCTCGAAATATCGAGGAGGGCGGCAGCTTAACTATCATTGGCACAGCCCTGGTAGAGACCGGAAGTCGTATGGACGACGTGATTTACGAGGAATTTAAAGGGACGGGTAACATGGAGATCCACCTGTCTCGGAAGTTGGCGGAACAGCGGACGTTTCCTGCTGTGGATATCGTACGTTCAGGAACTCGTCGAGAGGATTTGCTTCTTCCTGAGGAGGATCTCCAGAGGTTATGGGCTCTCCGTCGAAAGCTCTCTGGGGTTGACGAAGCTGGGGTTCTGAATCTCATTCTAGGTCGTCTTAAAAAGACAGAGACGAATAGAGATTTTCTTCAAGGGATCAAGATGTCCTAA
- a CDS encoding ECF transporter S component: MRKDITRSIALGALGIAMVAGATILSVPVPGFRLYFNLGEGIIYTVAILLGPRLGCICGGLGAALADLILGYPLWAPLTLLIKGLEGYAVGSLAPKGRIRALATGAAIMAGGYSLSAGLLYGWAAAPIELGTDIIQTGIGAAIALPLSTVLRHRILSKKLTD; the protein is encoded by the coding sequence ATGCGTAAAGACATAACACGGTCCATAGCACTCGGAGCTCTCGGCATCGCCATGGTCGCAGGAGCCACAATATTAAGTGTTCCTGTCCCAGGATTTCGGCTATATTTTAACTTAGGCGAGGGTATCATATACACCGTCGCCATCCTACTGGGCCCCCGACTGGGCTGTATCTGCGGAGGTCTGGGGGCCGCTTTGGCTGACCTCATTCTAGGGTATCCCCTCTGGGCCCCCCTCACCCTGCTTATCAAGGGCCTAGAGGGCTATGCCGTCGGCAGCTTGGCACCCAAAGGACGTATTCGAGCTCTGGCCACAGGAGCAGCCATCATGGCTGGAGGGTACTCTCTCTCGGCAGGACTGCTCTACGGCTGGGCAGCTGCCCCCATTGAACTGGGCACCGATATCATACAGACCGGCATAGGAGCTGCCATAGCACTTCCTCTGTCCACCGTTCTTCGTCACAGAATTCTTTCGAAGAAGCTGACCGATTAA
- the pfkA gene encoding 6-phosphofructokinase, whose product MNRIAVLTSGGDAPGMNAAIRAVVRSAVYRKVEVYGVYQGYEGLMDGAFQRLEPRDVGGIIHRGGTVLRTARSERFQTDQGMDSAVASIDKAGIEGLVVIGGDGSFRGGWELHKRGVPVVGIPGTIDNDVAGTDETIGYDTALNTALEAVKKLRDTASSHDRLFIVEVMGREAGFLALNVAVASGAEFVVVPERKLDVGFLCERLHQSRKAGKQHSLIIVAEGAISAVRLKEELKDTGGYDARVTVLGYIQRGGSPTSFDTILASRMGAFAVENLLEGGRGIMIGSLCHRMVAAPLSLSWEGRKPLNPELIELIDTLSI is encoded by the coding sequence ATGAATCGAATTGCCGTTCTCACCAGCGGAGGGGACGCCCCTGGTATGAATGCCGCTATTCGGGCGGTGGTCCGCTCTGCCGTGTACAGGAAGGTTGAGGTTTATGGCGTGTATCAGGGATACGAGGGGCTCATGGATGGGGCCTTTCAGCGTCTCGAACCGCGAGATGTGGGGGGGATTATCCATCGAGGAGGTACGGTGCTTCGAACAGCTCGGAGCGAGCGGTTTCAGACTGACCAGGGGATGGACTCTGCTGTCGCATCCATAGACAAGGCCGGGATCGAGGGCTTGGTCGTCATCGGTGGTGACGGGTCCTTCAGGGGAGGATGGGAGCTACATAAGCGTGGCGTCCCTGTGGTGGGCATCCCCGGTACTATCGACAACGATGTGGCTGGAACCGACGAGACTATCGGATACGATACGGCGCTCAACACGGCCCTTGAGGCGGTGAAGAAACTGCGGGATACGGCGTCCAGCCATGATCGTCTGTTTATCGTGGAGGTCATGGGGCGGGAAGCCGGTTTTTTAGCCTTGAATGTCGCAGTGGCAAGTGGTGCTGAGTTTGTCGTCGTTCCCGAACGCAAACTGGATGTGGGGTTTTTGTGTGAACGGCTTCACCAGTCTCGCAAGGCGGGGAAACAGCATTCTCTAATTATCGTGGCCGAGGGAGCCATATCAGCTGTCAGGCTGAAGGAGGAGCTGAAGGATACCGGTGGGTACGACGCCCGGGTGACGGTTCTCGGCTATATTCAACGAGGAGGTTCACCTACGTCTTTTGACACTATTTTGGCTTCCCGGATGGGCGCTTTTGCTGTGGAGAATTTACTGGAGGGTGGCCGAGGAATTATGATAGGAAGTCTCTGTCATCGTATGGTAGCCGCACCTCTGAGTCTTTCTTGGGAGGGGCGAAAGCCCCTGAACCCTGAGTTGATCGAATTGATCGACACTCTGAGTATATGA
- a CDS encoding SAM-dependent methyltransferase gives MRRVPGHELLARIGKKTLRPGGKVATEWLIERAGISKNSNVLEVACNMGTTLIDVASKYGANIVGVDMSENALKTAASNIRDAGFEDAIELVKADARNLPFEDECFDVVINEAMLTMLSNEDKKKAIGEYFRVLKNGGVLLTHDVNLPNEDPELIGALRKVINIPATPLSEDHWVQLFKNVGFDHCEIKTGRMAFMSEEGLVRDEGFEGMMRIYENASKDPNYEQFLEMKKFFMENEDKFCYIALVSRK, from the coding sequence ATGCGAAGAGTACCAGGGCACGAACTATTGGCGAGGATTGGTAAGAAAACGCTAAGGCCGGGCGGAAAAGTTGCGACTGAGTGGCTCATTGAAAGGGCTGGCATCAGTAAAAACTCAAACGTTCTTGAGGTCGCCTGCAACATGGGGACGACTTTGATTGATGTTGCAAGCAAGTATGGTGCAAATATAGTGGGCGTTGACATGAGTGAGAACGCTTTAAAAACTGCTGCGAGTAATATACGTGACGCAGGCTTTGAGGATGCAATTGAGCTTGTCAAAGCGGACGCTAGAAATCTGCCCTTTGAGGATGAATGCTTCGATGTCGTGATCAACGAGGCGATGCTTACCATGCTCAGCAACGAGGACAAGAAAAAAGCTATAGGGGAATATTTTAGGGTACTCAAAAATGGTGGTGTGTTGTTGACTCATGATGTCAACCTGCCCAACGAAGATCCTGAGCTTATAGGGGCGTTGAGAAAAGTCATCAATATACCAGCAACGCCACTGAGTGAAGATCATTGGGTACAACTGTTTAAAAACGTGGGTTTTGATCACTGTGAGATAAAAACAGGACGTATGGCATTCATGAGTGAGGAAGGGCTTGTGCGGGATGAGGGCTTTGAGGGAATGATGAGAATATACGAAAATGCTTCCAAAGACCCTAACTATGAGCAGTTTTTGGAAATGAAGAAGTTCTTTATGGAGAATGAGGATAAGTTTTGTTATATTGCTTTGGTAAGTCGGAAGTAG